In Ptychodera flava strain L36383 chromosome 21, AS_Pfla_20210202, whole genome shotgun sequence, a genomic segment contains:
- the LOC139122223 gene encoding arrestin domain-containing protein 3-like has translation MFTVTGAQVNLNKISEAIQDQRDEDEKTVCCLCCASGPITMTASIDRSGYTPGEKIKVNIDVDNHSSRSVAKTRATLIQWVTYTAYRKGNTNRPSDRQVRDKVSTISGPGCEARGKISWQDQFLTIPPIPSSDLAGCPYIDIDYVLLVSILSCCPATLL, from the exons ATGTTCACCGTCACTGGGGCTCAAGTGAATCTCAACAAAATTTCAGAAGCTATC CAAGATCAGCGCGACGAAGACGAGAAGACAGTATGCTGTCTGTGTTGTGCCAGTGGTCCCATCACGATGACTGCATCAATAGACAGGAGTGGCTACACTCCGGGAGAAAAAATCAAAGTGAATATTGACGTTGATAATCACAGCTCTAGGAGCGTTGCCAAAACAAGAGCCACCCTGATCCAG TGGGTGACATACACAGCCTATCGAAAGGGTAACACAAATCGTCCCAGTGATCGGCAGGTCAGAGATAAGGTGTCAACCATAAGTGGTCCTGGCTGTGAAGCACGTGGTAAGATCAGTTGGCAAGACCAGTTCCTAACGATTCCACCAATACCTTCCTCTGACTTGGCAGGTTGTCCGTATATTGATATTGATTATGTTTTGCTTGTAAGTATACTGAGTTGTTGTCCCGCTACTTTGT TGTGA
- the LOC139122224 gene encoding arrestin domain-containing protein 3-like gives MGKLKAYKICFDGDRDVYNPGEVVSGYVLIELSEPMKCRGVRIKFEGEAYVNWIESEGSDDDRKSVSSWARKIYLDEVVTLWAHSGGENQKLPAGTHHMPYQLQLPSSGLANSFEGDHGYVRYSIKSNIERPRKSDPKTRAMFTVTGVQVNLNNVPEAIYGQRDGDEMTVCCLCCASGPITMTASIDRSGYTPGEKIKVNIDVDNHSSRSIPKIEATLIQRVKYTAYRGGNMSSPRNKYSKERVSTKSGPGCEPHDKSSWREQFLPIPPIPASGLADCPFIDILYALVCEADVTGTPFGLEVTLPIIIGNIPLQQVYGYDSNSVDYPPIPGGPAPSIEPHPLADHAQATAPLPPPPSYESLYSGQTSVMGANEPDDENWFGQQSFAPR, from the exons ATGGGAAAGCTGAAAGCTTACAAGATATGCTTCGATGGTGACAGAGACGTGTACAATCCAGGAGAAGTCGTGTCTGGGTATGTCTTGATAGAGTTGTCAGAACCGATGAAATGTCGAG GTGTACGCATTAAATTTGAGGGTGAGGCGTACGTCAATTGGATCGAGTCAGAAGGCTCAGATGACGACAGAAAAAGTGTTTCCTCTTGGGCAAGAAAGATTTACCTCGATGAAGTGGTGACATTATGGG CCCACAGTGGcggagaaaatcaaaaactgccGGCGGGAACTCATCATATGCCCTACCAACTACAGCTTCCTTCGTCTGGACTGGCTAACTCCTTTGAAGGAGATCATGGTTATGTCCGTTACTCTATCAAATCCAACATCGAACGTCCGCGGAAAAGCGACCCTAAAACTAGAGCAATGTTCACCGTCACTGGAGTTCAAGTTAACCTCAACAACGTGCCAGAAGCTATC TACGGCCAACGTGATGGAGACGAGATGACTGTATGCTGCCTGTGTTGTGCCAGTGGTCCCATCACGATGACTGCATCAATAGACAGAAGTGGCTACACTCCGGGAGAAAAAATCAAAGTGAATATTGACGTTGATAATCACAGCTCTAGGAGCATTCCAAAAATAGAAGCCACTCTAATTCAG AGGGTGAAATACACAGCATATCGAGGTGGTAACATGAGTTCACCTCGTAACAAGTACAGCAAAGAAAGGGTGTCAACAAAGAGCGGTCCTGGCTGTGAACCACATGACAAGAGCAGTTGGCGGGAACAGTTCCTACCGATTCCACCAATACCTGCCTCTGGCTTGGCAGACTGTCCGTTTATAGATATTTTGTATGCTTTGGTT TGTGAAGCTGATGTGACGGGCACTCCATTTGGCCTGGAGGTCACTTTGCCCATCATCATCGGTAATATACCATTACAACAGGTGTACGGCTATGACTCTAACAGTGTAGATTATCCACCAATCCCTGGGGGACCTGCGCCGTCGATTGAACCGCATCCTTTAGCTGATCACGCTCAAGCTACAGCTCCCTTGC CTCCACCGCCATCGTATGAATCTTTATATTCCGGACAAACTTCGGTCATGGGAGCTAATGAACCTGATGATGAGAATTGGTTTGGGCAACAGAGTTTTGCACCGCGTTAA